The window GCTGCGGGGAGTGAGCCGCGCGGGGCGGCTCACTCCCCTGGTGCTGCTACTTGGTGATGCTGCGCTCGGCCTCGGTGGCCTGGTGGCCTGCCTTGATGAGGGCTCGCATCATGTGCCCGTCGATGCTGTCGGGGTACTTGTGAGTGGTGAGGCTGGTTCCGGCCTCCCATTGCATGAGGGCGACGACGGCGGCCAGCGTCTGGCGGCGCTTGGCGGTGGTGCGGGGGCTCTTGATCTGCCGCAGGATCTGCGCGGCGTCGGCGTGGAACAGCGGCGCGATCTGGACCAGGTTGGGCCGGTTCCCCTGCGCGAGCCAGGCCGCGACGATGTTCTCGTGCCCGGTGGGCGGCGTCTTCGCGTCGAGCAGGCCAGCGATGAAGGCGCGGCGGGCCTGCTCGGCCTCGCCCCACTCGTTGCGGGCCTGAGTCGCGGCGCGGCGCTGCTCCTTGGCCTGCTCGGCGTCCAGGATGCTGCCCTGGGCGTCGGTGGTGCGCTTCATGTAGCCGTTCTGGGAGGGCTTGCTGACCAGGGCCTCCACGCGGACGTACTTCTCGGTCACGTTGTTGCCGTCCTTGTCCTTGCCGCGTCGGCGGTCGATGCTCAGCGCCAGCTCGACCCCGGGCATCTGCGCCAGCACCTCCGGGTCCTGCGGCAGCGGCTTGCCCTCGCGCGTGGTGACCTC is drawn from Luteipulveratus halotolerans and contains these coding sequences:
- a CDS encoding acyl-ACP--UDP-N-acetylglucosamine O-acyltransferase family protein gives rise to the protein VARRTGLDKAEVEAVRKAHKAGVTGEKVTQREGLSLTDLALLAPYEDDPEAMEFLTAFRSSGDGLKRRIDSWHSAKEDEALMSQAREYWQDKGARLTRKDYDDRRLTPKEVTTREGKPLPQDPEVLAQMPGVELALSIDRRRGKDKDGNNVTEKYVRVEALVSKPSQNGYMKRTTDAQGSILDAEQAKEQRRAATQARNEWGEAEQARRAFIAGLLDAKTPPTGHENIVAAWLAQGNRPNLVQIAPLFHADAAQILRQIKSPRTTAKRRQTLAAVVALMQWEAGTSLTTHKYPDSIDGHMMRALIKAGHQATEAERSITK